Below is a genomic region from Primulina huaijiensis isolate GDHJ02 unplaced genomic scaffold, ASM1229523v2 C13140362, whole genome shotgun sequence.
AAAGGCAACATACATTAGGAGAAATGACGCTGGAAGATTTCTTGGTTCGGGCTGGAATTGTACAAGAACAAAATCGCCTCTCCACACCATGTCAGCAGCCACCTTCGTATGAAATGTACCAAAACAGCGACCATCCAGAAATGGGTCCCAATTTTGTTGCTAGGCCTGTGATCGGAACTTATCAGCCGCTTCCGCAGAGTGGCGTTGGAGAGGTGTCTAGTTATTCTAGTGGGACGAAAAGGGGCAGCAGCGGGTACACACAGCAGCCAAGTGCCGGTGATTATGGAGGTAGAATGGGGAATGGCTGTGGAGCAGGATACGGGCAGGTGCAGGCAGGTATAGGGATTGGATCTCCAGTAAGTCCAGTGTCATCGGATGGATTGTGCACGAATCA
It encodes:
- the LOC140965417 gene encoding protein ABSCISIC ACID-INSENSITIVE 5-like, which encodes MAKQSSLPRQGSLSIPEPLCRKTVDEVWSEIHTSGDGQSHAHNPTPAQRQHTLGEMTLEDFLVRAGIVQEQNRLSTPCQQPPSYEMYQNSDHPEMGPNFVARPVIGTYQPLPQSGVGEVSSYSSGTKRGSSGYTQQPSAGDYGGRMGNGCGAGYGQVQAGIGIGSPVSPVSSDGLCTNQIDSCNQYGMDAARGGRKRIVDGPVERVVERRQRRMIK